A single window of Chloracidobacterium sp. DNA harbors:
- the mreD gene encoding rod shape-determining protein MreD has protein sequence MEGVKLTIALIIAILLQWTLRNVAEPMAFVNFPLIIVVYAALQRNSIRAILFGTISGITVDALSGGLLGANGFTQTIVAFAVSEIARRVYLDNLILRIPVIAGACLLNSFIYYWLHRLFGQTPAGDPIVTGAYTFIGTTIAGTVIYLLLEAMSGDKIRRRKTDVFKQRRQTRRRNPIRLNK, from the coding sequence ATGGAAGGCGTAAAACTCACGATCGCACTGATCATCGCTATATTGTTGCAGTGGACACTGCGCAATGTGGCCGAGCCGATGGCGTTTGTCAATTTTCCGCTTATCATAGTCGTTTACGCCGCACTTCAACGAAATTCGATCCGCGCGATCCTTTTTGGGACCATCTCCGGTATCACGGTTGACGCCCTAAGCGGTGGACTACTCGGCGCCAACGGATTTACCCAGACCATCGTGGCATTTGCCGTTTCCGAGATCGCCCGCAGGGTCTATTTGGACAACCTTATTTTGCGGATTCCCGTCATAGCCGGTGCGTGCTTACTGAATTCGTTTATCTACTATTGGCTACACCGACTGTTCGGCCAGACGCCGGCAGGAGACCCGATCGTGACGGGTGCTTACACGTTTATCGGCACTACTATTGCGGGCACTGTGATCTATCTTTTACTTGAGGCAATGTCGGGCGACAAGATCCGGCGGCGAAAGACGGATGTGTTCAAACAGCGGCGCCAGACGCGGCGGCGAAATCCGATCCGATTGAACAAATAG